In Elaeis guineensis isolate ETL-2024a chromosome 1, EG11, whole genome shotgun sequence, a genomic segment contains:
- the LOC105060355 gene encoding ribonuclease TUDOR 1 isoform X2 — protein MGLLAANKGRPIQGIVEQVRDGSTVRVYLLPGFQFVQVFVAGIQAPSMGRRIVSDVIHETEATTDDANGEVTNETRPPLTSAQRLAASSASSTEVAPDPFGREAKHFTEIRALNRDVRIVLEGVDKFSNLIGSVYYPDGDTAKDLALELVQNGLAKFVEWSANMMEDDAKRKLKAAELQAKKDRLRIWTNYVPPASNSKAIHDLNFTGKVVEVVSGDCVIVADDAVTYGSPSAERRVNLSSIRAPRMGNPRRDEKPAPYAREAREFLRSRLIGRPVNVSMEYSRKVNLADGPNAVTVSGSADSRVMDFGSVFLVSPSTAEGDDSASAPSSGKQSAGINVAEMVVSRGFATVIRHRDFEERSNYYDALLAAESRAINGKKGIHSAKDPPVMHITDLTTASAKKARDFLPFLQRSGRLTAVVEYVLSGHRFKLLIPKETCSIAFSFSGVRCPGRDEPFSDEAIALMRRKILQRDVEIEIETVDRTGTFLGSLWESRTNMAATLLEAGLAKLQTSFGSDRIPEASLLARSEQSAKQRKLKIWENFIEGQEDANYSTSEAKQKEVLKVVVTEVLGGGKFYVQTVSDQKVAAIQQQLGSLNLQEPPVVGSFNPVKGDIVLAQFSMDNSWNRAMIVNGPRATVESPKDRFEVFYIDYGNQEMVPYSGLRPLDPAVSSAPGLAQLCSLAYIKVPNLEGDFGQEAAEYLSECTLNSSKEFRAMVEERDTSGGKIRGQGTGTILLVTLVDVEAGSSINAAMLQEGLARLERRKRWDTKERQAALDNLEEFQDKAKRERLRMWQYGDVQSDDEESAPPPRKAGGRR, from the exons ATGGGGCTGCTGGCTGCAAACAAAGGCAGACCCATACAAGGGATTGTTGAGCAGGTCCGTGATGGTAGCACTGTGCGTGTCTACCTACTGCCAGGGTTCCAGTTTGTTCAAGTTTTTGTTGCAGGAATCCAG GCTCCATCCATGGGAAGACGGATTGTGAGCGATGTCATTCATGAAACTGAAGCAACTACCGATGATGCAAATGGAGAAGTTACTAATGAAACTCGACCACCACTAACATCAGCACAGAGGCTTGCTGCCTCTTCAGCATCATCAACTGAAGTTGCACCAGATCCATTTGGGAGGGAAGCCAAACACTTCACAGAAATTCGTGCTTTGAATAGAGAT GTACGAATTGTACTAGAGGGTGTAGACAAGTTCAGCAACCTAATTGGTTCAGTATATTATCCTGATGGTGACACTGCAAAGGACCTCGCTCTGGAGCTTGTGCAAAAT GGTTTAGCTAAATTTGTGGAATGGAGTGCTAACATGATGGAGGATGATGCCAAACGGAAGCTGAAGGCTGCTGAACTGCAAGCAAAAAAGGATCGCTTGAGAATCTGGACGAACTATGTGCCACCAGCATCAAATTCAAAGGCAATCCATGATCTAAACTTCACAGGAAAA GTGGTAGAGGTTGTGAGTGGGGACTGTGTAATTGTTGCTGATGATGCTGTCACCTATGGCAGTCCTTCAGCTGAGCGACGAGTCAATCTTTCAAGCATCAGAGCTCCTAGGATGGGGAATCCTCGTCGAGATGAAAAGCCAGCACCCTATGCTCGTGAGGCTAGGGAATTCTTACGTTCTCGTCTCATAGGCCGCCCG GTGAATGTGTCAATGGAATACTCAAGGAAGGTCAACCTGGCTGATGGACCCAATGCAGTAACAGTATCTGGCTCGGCAGATTCTAGAGTTATGGATTTTGGGTCGGTCTTCCTTGTCTCTCCATCAACGGCTGAGGGTGATGATAGTGCTTCTGCTCCCTCTTCTGGCAAACAATCAGCAGGAATAAATGTTGCTGAGATGGTTGTTTCACGTGGTTTTGCCACTGTCATCAGACACCGAGATTTTGAGGAAAGGTCAAACTATTATGATGCTCTGCTGGCGGCTGAATCTCGTGCTATTAATGGAAAGAAAGGAATTCATTCTGCCAAGGATCCCCCAGTGATGCACATAACAGACCTGACCACG GCTTCAGCTAAGAAAGCTAGAGATTTCTTGCCATTTCTGCAACGAAGTGGAAGGCTTACTGCTGTTGTTGAATATGTCCTCAGTGGTCACCGATTTAAACTCCTTATACCTAAGGAAACGTGTAGCATTGCGTTCTCCTTTTCTGGTGTTCGGTGCCCTGGACGAGATGAGCCTTTTTCAGATGAAGCTATTGCATTGATGAGGAGGAAGATATTGCAGCGTGATGTTGAG atagAGATAGAAACAGTTGATAGGACAGGCACATTCTTAGGTTCCTTATGGGAGTCCAGGACCAATATGGCTGCGACTCTTCTGGAAGCTGGACTGGCAAAGCTCCAAACTTCTTTTGGTTCTGACAGGATCCCAGAAGCATCCCTCCTTGCTCGGTCTGAGCAGTCTGCAAAGCAACGGAAGCTGAAA ATATGGGAGAACTTTATTGAAGGACAAGAAGATGCTAATTATTCCACTTCTGAAGCAAAACAGAAGGAAGTTCTCAAG GTGGTGGTTACAGAAGTCCTGGGTGGTGGAAAATTCTATGTCCAAACTGTCAGTGATCAGAAGGTTGCTGCTATACAGCAACAACTTGGTTCATTGAATCTCCAAGAACCTCCAGTGGTTGGTTCTTTTAATCCTGTGAAGGGTGACATCGTTCTTGCTCAGTTCAGCATGGACAACTCCTGGAACAGAGCTATG ATAGTCAATGGACCGCGGGCAACTGTTGAATCACCAAAGGACAGGTTTGAAGTCTTCTACATTGACTATGGAAACCAAGAAATGGTTCCATATAGTGGCTTGCGACCTCTAGATCCTGCAGTCTCCTCAGCACCTGGTTTGGCTCAGCTGTGCAGCCTTGCATACATAAAAGTCCCTAATTTAGAGGGGGATTTTGGTCAGGAAGCTGCAGAGTATTTGAGTGAGTGCACTCTGAACAGTTCGAAGGAATTCAGGGCTATGGTCGAGGAAAGAGATACTTCAGGTGGAAAAATAAGAGGACAAGGAACAGGAACAATTCTTCTTGTGACTTTGGTTGACGTGGAAGCTGGGTCCAGTATCAATGCTGCCATGCTGCAG GAAGGACTTGCTAGACTGGAAAGAAGGAAGAGATGGGACACCAAGGAAAGACAAGCTGCTCTTGACAACCTAGAGGAGTTCCAAGATAAAGCAAAACGTGAGAGGCTGAGGATGTGGCAGTATGGGGATGTCCAATCTGATGATGAAGAGTCAGCTCCACCTCCAAGGAAAGCTGGAGGCCGTCGGTAG
- the LOC105060355 gene encoding ribonuclease TUDOR 1 isoform X1 has protein sequence MASAAGATGWLRGRVKAVPSGDCLVIMGSTKAEIPPEKTITLSSLVAPRLARRGGVDEPFAWDSREYLRKLCIGKEVIFKVDYTVPSIGREFGSVFLGDKNVAFLVVSEGWVKVRDQGQQKGEASPYLVELQRLEEQAKQQGLGRWSKVPGALEASIRNLPPSAIGDPSNLDAMGLLAANKGRPIQGIVEQVRDGSTVRVYLLPGFQFVQVFVAGIQAPSMGRRIVSDVIHETEATTDDANGEVTNETRPPLTSAQRLAASSASSTEVAPDPFGREAKHFTEIRALNRDVRIVLEGVDKFSNLIGSVYYPDGDTAKDLALELVQNGLAKFVEWSANMMEDDAKRKLKAAELQAKKDRLRIWTNYVPPASNSKAIHDLNFTGKVVEVVSGDCVIVADDAVTYGSPSAERRVNLSSIRAPRMGNPRRDEKPAPYAREAREFLRSRLIGRPVNVSMEYSRKVNLADGPNAVTVSGSADSRVMDFGSVFLVSPSTAEGDDSASAPSSGKQSAGINVAEMVVSRGFATVIRHRDFEERSNYYDALLAAESRAINGKKGIHSAKDPPVMHITDLTTASAKKARDFLPFLQRSGRLTAVVEYVLSGHRFKLLIPKETCSIAFSFSGVRCPGRDEPFSDEAIALMRRKILQRDVEIEIETVDRTGTFLGSLWESRTNMAATLLEAGLAKLQTSFGSDRIPEASLLARSEQSAKQRKLKIWENFIEGQEDANYSTSEAKQKEVLKVVVTEVLGGGKFYVQTVSDQKVAAIQQQLGSLNLQEPPVVGSFNPVKGDIVLAQFSMDNSWNRAMIVNGPRATVESPKDRFEVFYIDYGNQEMVPYSGLRPLDPAVSSAPGLAQLCSLAYIKVPNLEGDFGQEAAEYLSECTLNSSKEFRAMVEERDTSGGKIRGQGTGTILLVTLVDVEAGSSINAAMLQEGLARLERRKRWDTKERQAALDNLEEFQDKAKRERLRMWQYGDVQSDDEESAPPPRKAGGRR, from the exons ATGGCATCAGCAGCTGGCGCAACAGGATGGCTGAGAGGGAGAGTAAAAGCTGTTCCTTCTGGGGATTGCCTGGTGATCATGGGAAGCACGAAAGCAGAGATCCCACCCGAAAAGACCATAACTTTGTCTTCTCTCGTTGCTCCTAGATTG GCCCGTCGAGGTGGAGTTGATGAACCCTTTGCATGGGACAGCAGGGAGTATTTGAGGAAGCTCTGCATAGGGAAG GAGGTCATATTCAAGGTGGATTACACAGTTCCATCAATAGGGCGAGAGTTTGGTTCTGTTTTCCTTGGAGATAAGAATGTTGCATTTTTAGTTGTTTCTGAAGGATGGGTGAAG GTAAGGGATCAGGGCCAACAGAAAGGTGAAGCAAGCCCATACTTGGTGGAACTACAGCGATTGGAGGAGCAAGCTAAGCAACAGGGTTTAGGTCGTTGGAGCAAG GTCCCTGGTGCTCTCGAGGCATCAATCAGAAACCTACCTCCTTCAGCCATTGGGGATCCTAGTAATTTGGATGCGATGGGGCTGCTGGCTGCAAACAAAGGCAGACCCATACAAGGGATTGTTGAGCAGGTCCGTGATGGTAGCACTGTGCGTGTCTACCTACTGCCAGGGTTCCAGTTTGTTCAAGTTTTTGTTGCAGGAATCCAG GCTCCATCCATGGGAAGACGGATTGTGAGCGATGTCATTCATGAAACTGAAGCAACTACCGATGATGCAAATGGAGAAGTTACTAATGAAACTCGACCACCACTAACATCAGCACAGAGGCTTGCTGCCTCTTCAGCATCATCAACTGAAGTTGCACCAGATCCATTTGGGAGGGAAGCCAAACACTTCACAGAAATTCGTGCTTTGAATAGAGAT GTACGAATTGTACTAGAGGGTGTAGACAAGTTCAGCAACCTAATTGGTTCAGTATATTATCCTGATGGTGACACTGCAAAGGACCTCGCTCTGGAGCTTGTGCAAAAT GGTTTAGCTAAATTTGTGGAATGGAGTGCTAACATGATGGAGGATGATGCCAAACGGAAGCTGAAGGCTGCTGAACTGCAAGCAAAAAAGGATCGCTTGAGAATCTGGACGAACTATGTGCCACCAGCATCAAATTCAAAGGCAATCCATGATCTAAACTTCACAGGAAAA GTGGTAGAGGTTGTGAGTGGGGACTGTGTAATTGTTGCTGATGATGCTGTCACCTATGGCAGTCCTTCAGCTGAGCGACGAGTCAATCTTTCAAGCATCAGAGCTCCTAGGATGGGGAATCCTCGTCGAGATGAAAAGCCAGCACCCTATGCTCGTGAGGCTAGGGAATTCTTACGTTCTCGTCTCATAGGCCGCCCG GTGAATGTGTCAATGGAATACTCAAGGAAGGTCAACCTGGCTGATGGACCCAATGCAGTAACAGTATCTGGCTCGGCAGATTCTAGAGTTATGGATTTTGGGTCGGTCTTCCTTGTCTCTCCATCAACGGCTGAGGGTGATGATAGTGCTTCTGCTCCCTCTTCTGGCAAACAATCAGCAGGAATAAATGTTGCTGAGATGGTTGTTTCACGTGGTTTTGCCACTGTCATCAGACACCGAGATTTTGAGGAAAGGTCAAACTATTATGATGCTCTGCTGGCGGCTGAATCTCGTGCTATTAATGGAAAGAAAGGAATTCATTCTGCCAAGGATCCCCCAGTGATGCACATAACAGACCTGACCACG GCTTCAGCTAAGAAAGCTAGAGATTTCTTGCCATTTCTGCAACGAAGTGGAAGGCTTACTGCTGTTGTTGAATATGTCCTCAGTGGTCACCGATTTAAACTCCTTATACCTAAGGAAACGTGTAGCATTGCGTTCTCCTTTTCTGGTGTTCGGTGCCCTGGACGAGATGAGCCTTTTTCAGATGAAGCTATTGCATTGATGAGGAGGAAGATATTGCAGCGTGATGTTGAG atagAGATAGAAACAGTTGATAGGACAGGCACATTCTTAGGTTCCTTATGGGAGTCCAGGACCAATATGGCTGCGACTCTTCTGGAAGCTGGACTGGCAAAGCTCCAAACTTCTTTTGGTTCTGACAGGATCCCAGAAGCATCCCTCCTTGCTCGGTCTGAGCAGTCTGCAAAGCAACGGAAGCTGAAA ATATGGGAGAACTTTATTGAAGGACAAGAAGATGCTAATTATTCCACTTCTGAAGCAAAACAGAAGGAAGTTCTCAAG GTGGTGGTTACAGAAGTCCTGGGTGGTGGAAAATTCTATGTCCAAACTGTCAGTGATCAGAAGGTTGCTGCTATACAGCAACAACTTGGTTCATTGAATCTCCAAGAACCTCCAGTGGTTGGTTCTTTTAATCCTGTGAAGGGTGACATCGTTCTTGCTCAGTTCAGCATGGACAACTCCTGGAACAGAGCTATG ATAGTCAATGGACCGCGGGCAACTGTTGAATCACCAAAGGACAGGTTTGAAGTCTTCTACATTGACTATGGAAACCAAGAAATGGTTCCATATAGTGGCTTGCGACCTCTAGATCCTGCAGTCTCCTCAGCACCTGGTTTGGCTCAGCTGTGCAGCCTTGCATACATAAAAGTCCCTAATTTAGAGGGGGATTTTGGTCAGGAAGCTGCAGAGTATTTGAGTGAGTGCACTCTGAACAGTTCGAAGGAATTCAGGGCTATGGTCGAGGAAAGAGATACTTCAGGTGGAAAAATAAGAGGACAAGGAACAGGAACAATTCTTCTTGTGACTTTGGTTGACGTGGAAGCTGGGTCCAGTATCAATGCTGCCATGCTGCAG GAAGGACTTGCTAGACTGGAAAGAAGGAAGAGATGGGACACCAAGGAAAGACAAGCTGCTCTTGACAACCTAGAGGAGTTCCAAGATAAAGCAAAACGTGAGAGGCTGAGGATGTGGCAGTATGGGGATGTCCAATCTGATGATGAAGAGTCAGCTCCACCTCCAAGGAAAGCTGGAGGCCGTCGGTAG